One part of the Actinotignum schaalii genome encodes these proteins:
- a CDS encoding AMP-binding protein produces the protein MSSVLGPEDIEFIVPSRSGIRALYDAIAARLESPGSHRPLMPLASSEGVAADAAVAAATAADAVVAATTAADAAAVAGRIRWRPDIDFILQTSGSTTGKGHLVGLSARAFLASEAATAEFFGGRGRWVLALPAHHVAGFQVVARSCVAGSYPVVLPPGVSLRDGGGADTVDMPEGGFLSVVPTQLSDIVESGRVGTTALRRLRAILVGGAAAAPSLITRARALGLPVVTTYGMTETAGGCVYNGIPLPGVQVAAPAGRLHLSGPMLAAGYLDEPESAAFVRSGGRRWHVTNDAGSVTDGRVQVAGRLDDVIISGGVKVHAILVSEVLCSFPGVRRAEVLPVADARWGQIVGVILEADFPFAQRVAEVREYVRARLGKAAAPRRVVQATIPMLASGKVDRLRALEMLRTPTWEK, from the coding sequence ATGTCCAGTGTTCTTGGCCCGGAGGATATTGAGTTTATTGTTCCTTCCCGGAGCGGTATACGCGCGCTGTACGATGCGATTGCGGCGCGGCTGGAATCCCCCGGTAGTCACCGCCCGCTCATGCCGCTGGCTTCTTCGGAGGGCGTAGCGGCGGATGCAGCGGTTGCTGCGGCTACGGCCGCGGATGCGGTGGTTGCTGCGACTACGGCCGCGGATGCGGCGGCGGTGGCAGGGCGGATCCGGTGGCGGCCGGATATTGATTTCATTTTGCAAACCTCGGGTTCCACCACGGGGAAGGGGCACCTGGTCGGGCTCTCCGCCCGGGCTTTCCTCGCTTCGGAAGCCGCCACCGCGGAATTCTTCGGGGGCCGGGGCCGCTGGGTGCTGGCCCTTCCCGCGCATCACGTGGCCGGGTTCCAGGTGGTGGCGCGCTCCTGCGTGGCCGGTAGCTATCCGGTGGTACTCCCGCCCGGGGTATCGCTACGCGATGGTGGCGGCGCGGATACGGTGGATATGCCGGAGGGCGGCTTCCTGTCCGTGGTTCCCACCCAGCTCTCCGATATTGTGGAATCCGGCCGCGTGGGTACCACGGCTTTGAGGCGCCTGCGTGCCATATTGGTGGGTGGGGCGGCGGCTGCGCCGTCGCTCATCACCCGTGCCCGAGCATTGGGGCTCCCGGTGGTGACCACCTACGGCATGACGGAAACCGCGGGCGGCTGCGTTTATAACGGTATTCCGCTGCCCGGGGTGCAGGTGGCCGCGCCCGCAGGGCGGCTGCACTTATCCGGGCCCATGCTGGCCGCGGGCTATTTGGACGAACCGGAATCTGCGGCTTTTGTGAGAAGTGGCGGCCGGCGCTGGCATGTGACGAATGATGCCGGGAGCGTCACCGATGGGAGAGTGCAGGTCGCCGGGCGACTAGATGACGTCATCATTTCCGGCGGGGTGAAGGTGCATGCAATCCTGGTCAGCGAGGTGCTATGCAGTTTCCCGGGAGTGCGGCGCGCGGAAGTTCTTCCGGTGGCAGATGCACGCTGGGGGCAGATCGTGGGAGTAATTCTGGAAGCTGATTTTCCTTTCGCGCAGCGCGTGGCGGAGGTCCGTGAGTACGTGCGCGCGCGGCTGGGGAAGGCCGCCGCGCCGCGCCGGGTGGTGCAAGCAACTATCCCCATGCTGGCCTCCGGGAAAGTGGATCGCCTGCGCGCGCTGGAGATGCTGCGCACTCCCACATGGGAAAAGTGA
- a CDS encoding 1,4-dihydroxy-2-naphthoyl-CoA synthase gives MSMLPSVSDTFDPARWRTVPGFEFEDITYHRGISRGEVDGRPAGEDLPVVRIAFDRPDVRNAFRPLTVDELYRAFDHARMSSDVAAIILTGNGPSPRDGGYAFCSGGDQRVRGADGYQYETAGADSSAGVAQRRAQIDHSQASRMHVLELQRLIRTTPKPVIAALTGWVTGGGHSLMVVCDLAVASREHARFKQIDANVGSFDAGYGSALLARQSGDKRAREIFFLAREYSADQAAAWGVINEAVAHAQVEETALEYARIIATKSPQSIRMLKFAFNMVDDGIAGQQVFAGEATRLAYMTPEAQEGRDAFLEHRSPNWDPYPRYF, from the coding sequence ATGAGTATGCTTCCTTCGGTTTCAGATACATTCGATCCCGCGCGCTGGCGCACGGTCCCCGGTTTTGAGTTTGAAGATATTACCTACCATCGCGGTATTTCCCGCGGGGAGGTGGATGGCCGGCCCGCGGGGGAGGACCTCCCGGTGGTGCGCATCGCCTTTGACCGCCCCGATGTGCGTAATGCTTTCCGCCCGCTCACCGTGGACGAACTTTATCGGGCATTCGACCACGCGCGCATGAGTTCCGATGTGGCCGCCATTATCCTCACCGGGAACGGTCCCTCCCCGCGCGATGGCGGTTACGCTTTCTGCTCGGGCGGTGACCAGCGGGTGCGCGGGGCAGATGGCTACCAGTACGAAACGGCCGGCGCGGATTCCAGCGCCGGGGTGGCTCAGCGCCGCGCCCAAATCGACCACTCCCAAGCCAGCCGCATGCACGTGCTCGAACTCCAGCGCCTCATCCGTACCACCCCGAAACCGGTGATCGCGGCGCTCACCGGGTGGGTGACCGGCGGCGGGCATTCCCTCATGGTGGTCTGCGATCTGGCGGTTGCTTCCCGCGAACACGCCCGCTTCAAGCAAATCGACGCCAATGTGGGTTCCTTCGACGCCGGATACGGCAGCGCCCTACTGGCCCGCCAGTCCGGTGACAAGCGCGCTCGCGAGATTTTCTTCCTCGCCCGCGAATACAGCGCGGACCAGGCCGCGGCCTGGGGCGTTATTAACGAAGCGGTGGCGCACGCGCAGGTGGAAGAAACCGCTCTCGAGTACGCGCGTATTATTGCCACGAAATCGCCGCAAAGCATCCGTATGCTCAAATTTGCTTTTAATATGGTCGACGACGGTATCGCCGGCCAGCAGGTATTCGCTGGGGAAGCCACCCGTTTGGCCTATATGACGCCGGAAGCCCAGGAAGGCCGGGATGCGTTCCTCGAGCATCGCAGCCCCAATTGGGATCCCTACCCGCGCTACTTCTAA
- a CDS encoding o-succinylbenzoate synthase produces MLTELVNPFPELSRVLAYSIPLKRRFRGITVREGLLMEGPAGWGEAAPFWDYDPRESARWLRAGIEAATRPFPRPLRSHIPVNVTIPVTTPTDAAQLVRDAAGCTTAKVKVADPRSTLREDCERVAAVAAALGPGGKVRVDANAAWDTDTAIRAITELDAAARAGGLAGLEYVEQPCKEIAELARVRSRVAPKIAADESIRRASDPLAVARAGAADIAVIKVAPLGGIPRALDVARECGLDVVLSSALETSVGIAAGLAAAAALDHLPYACGLATVQLLSADIVREAKLPRAGMIECGRAAVDTSQLSAAPDLAARWQRRLSEMMEWYS; encoded by the coding sequence ATGCTTACTGAATTAGTCAATCCTTTCCCCGAGCTGTCCCGGGTGCTCGCCTATTCGATTCCGCTCAAGCGCCGCTTCCGGGGAATTACCGTGCGGGAGGGACTGCTCATGGAGGGCCCGGCCGGCTGGGGTGAGGCAGCCCCGTTTTGGGATTATGACCCGCGGGAATCAGCCCGGTGGCTGCGCGCCGGAATCGAGGCGGCCACTCGGCCTTTTCCGCGCCCGCTGCGCAGCCATATCCCTGTGAATGTGACGATCCCGGTCACCACGCCTACAGACGCGGCCCAGCTGGTTCGCGACGCGGCCGGCTGCACCACCGCGAAAGTGAAAGTTGCCGATCCGCGCTCGACCCTGCGTGAGGATTGCGAGCGGGTGGCCGCGGTGGCGGCGGCGCTCGGGCCGGGCGGGAAGGTACGCGTGGATGCAAACGCGGCCTGGGATACCGACACCGCCATCCGGGCCATTACCGAACTTGATGCGGCGGCCCGCGCGGGCGGGCTGGCCGGACTGGAATACGTGGAGCAGCCCTGCAAGGAGATCGCGGAGCTCGCCCGGGTGCGCTCCCGGGTTGCTCCTAAAATTGCCGCGGATGAGTCGATTCGCCGCGCGAGCGACCCGCTGGCGGTGGCACGCGCGGGAGCTGCCGATATTGCGGTTATTAAAGTGGCGCCCCTGGGGGGAATCCCGCGCGCCCTCGATGTGGCTCGCGAGTGCGGATTGGACGTGGTGCTGTCCTCCGCCCTGGAGACCTCGGTGGGGATCGCGGCCGGACTGGCCGCGGCCGCAGCCCTCGATCACCTCCCCTACGCCTGCGGTTTGGCCACCGTCCAGCTCCTAAGTGCCGATATTGTTCGCGAAGCGAAGCTGCCTCGCGCGGGCATGATTGAATGCGGGAGGGCCGCCGTGGATACCTCGCAGCTCAGCGCGGCACCGGATTTAGCAGCACGCTGGCAGCGGCGCCTGAGCGAGATGATGGAGTGGTACTCATGA
- the menD gene encoding 2-succinyl-5-enolpyruvyl-6-hydroxy-3-cyclohexene-1-carboxylic-acid synthase, with the protein MSMMNDDATAAHARDIIGALIGSGVRHMVICPGSRNAPLTYAAAAAARAGLITTHVRVDERSAGFFALGLARGEVLAGEPRPVAMITTSGTAVANLHPALAEADATGIPLLAVTADRPAYLRGTGANQTTQQAGMFATVVRGQVDIPAFGECGAVVANQVWRAVALALGEGGRPGPAHLNICLDGNLAALPAPPRVWAAPRRIAAPAPTPAPWPDVLDRELGTVIVAGDDTGSGAGIVALATALGWPLLAEPSSPAAYGPALSHYVYYLQHMQGIDQVLLCGHPTLSRPVTQLLTRADINIVAVADRSGYYCDPFGTVRAVLPALPPAPETTGTIPPLWRAAEERSATMISRRRSQAARTPGAPFDPLHIACTIWDSHSEHPESAPLLFVGASASIRILDRAARTPARPLRVLSNRGLAGIDGTISCARGLATATGEPVRVLLGDLTFLHDMGGLLRGSHEPEVDLQVIVLNDAGGSIFAGLEHGEPQHAQDFGRYFATPQHCDIEYLAYGMGADYLEVRSLDQLDDLLERPIRGVSVVEVRTDIPDLRARDAQVQAEISAALGA; encoded by the coding sequence ATGAGCATGATGAACGACGACGCAACCGCCGCGCACGCCCGCGATATTATCGGGGCGCTGATCGGTTCCGGAGTGCGCCACATGGTCATCTGCCCCGGTTCGCGCAATGCGCCCCTCACCTACGCGGCAGCGGCAGCGGCGCGCGCCGGCCTGATCACCACCCACGTGCGAGTCGATGAGCGCAGCGCTGGCTTCTTCGCCCTCGGGCTCGCCCGCGGTGAGGTGCTTGCCGGAGAGCCCCGCCCGGTTGCCATGATCACCACGTCCGGCACCGCCGTCGCCAATCTTCACCCGGCCCTCGCGGAAGCCGATGCCACCGGGATACCCCTCCTCGCGGTGACCGCGGACCGTCCCGCCTACCTGCGCGGTACCGGAGCCAATCAGACCACCCAGCAGGCCGGAATGTTCGCTACCGTGGTGCGCGGCCAGGTGGATATTCCGGCCTTCGGGGAGTGCGGCGCCGTGGTCGCGAACCAGGTGTGGCGTGCGGTCGCTCTGGCGCTCGGCGAGGGCGGGCGCCCCGGCCCCGCGCATCTCAATATTTGTTTGGACGGCAATCTTGCCGCGCTTCCCGCTCCCCCGCGGGTATGGGCCGCGCCGCGCCGGATTGCCGCGCCAGCCCCGACGCCGGCGCCCTGGCCGGACGTGCTGGACCGGGAGCTGGGCACCGTTATTGTGGCCGGGGATGATACCGGCAGCGGGGCGGGCATCGTGGCGCTCGCCACGGCGCTGGGCTGGCCGCTGCTAGCTGAACCGAGTAGCCCGGCAGCGTACGGGCCCGCGCTCAGCCACTACGTTTACTATCTCCAGCACATGCAGGGTATTGACCAGGTGCTCCTGTGCGGGCATCCCACCCTCTCGCGCCCCGTCACGCAGCTCCTCACACGGGCCGATATTAATATTGTGGCGGTGGCTGATCGCAGCGGTTACTATTGCGATCCTTTCGGAACGGTCCGCGCCGTGCTACCGGCTCTGCCGCCCGCACCGGAAACTACGGGTACGATTCCACCGTTGTGGCGCGCAGCGGAGGAACGGAGCGCCACGATGATAAGCCGACGGCGCAGCCAAGCCGCCCGCACCCCCGGCGCACCTTTCGACCCCCTGCATATTGCCTGCACTATCTGGGATAGCCACAGCGAGCATCCCGAGAGTGCCCCGCTGCTCTTCGTGGGCGCTTCGGCTTCTATTCGGATCCTCGACCGCGCGGCGCGCACCCCGGCCCGCCCGCTTCGGGTTCTCAGTAACCGCGGGCTGGCGGGGATTGACGGCACCATCAGTTGCGCGCGCGGGCTGGCTACCGCCACTGGAGAGCCGGTGCGGGTGTTGCTGGGCGATCTCACCTTCCTCCACGATATGGGCGGCTTGCTCCGCGGGAGTCACGAGCCGGAGGTGGATCTGCAAGTCATTGTTCTCAACGATGCGGGCGGTTCGATTTTCGCCGGCTTGGAGCACGGTGAGCCGCAGCACGCGCAGGATTTCGGGCGTTATTTTGCGACGCCGCAGCACTGTGACATCGAGTACCTTGCCTACGGAATGGGAGCTGATTATCTGGAGGTGCGCAGCCTTGACCAGCTCGATGACCTCCTGGAGCGCCCGATCCGCGGGGTGTCGGTAGTCGAGGTGCGTACTGATATTCCGGATCTGCGCGCCCGGGATGCGCAGGTGCAAGCGGAGATCAGTGCTGCCCTGGGTGCGTAG
- a CDS encoding isochorismate synthase, with protein MAECSGADMTGSADAVDYADAAGWADAADVAGTEDFADFADVADFSGFEVHRLRQPLPICPELFGLAPSPNISAWVGPHLALLGWGEYVAVESEAPDTLERAATRWAQLSGAVRRSGHNARTGHSERTGRNGQTARTERTERTGHTRHTDTKKYDDAELPCALPLAFGSFGFLQGGMLLIPETLLVITKEASWVIGVDCEDLARRLDSLDGEAVRAAGRAGLASIPGCGATHSEGGSLSESEWCAAVATVRDMLRAGQADKVVLARDKKLRAQRDYDPRLLCAHLARSYPSCWIYAVRGLVGATPELLVGTRAGEFSCRVLAGTATADEGEALLASEKDRREHEIAVASVRSSLTPVASSLDIPEQPELLQLPNVCHLATDVRGRSEQSALGLAFALHPTAAVCGQPTALARDILTDVEHMDRGRYAGPVGWVDASGNGEFGIALRGGQITGNLITLYAGGGIMPQSIPEAEFAETEAKMLPMLSAVAESR; from the coding sequence ATGGCGGAATGCAGCGGCGCGGATATGACGGGTAGCGCGGATGCTGTGGATTATGCGGATGCGGCTGGCTGGGCGGATGCCGCGGACGTCGCGGGCACCGAGGATTTTGCGGATTTTGCGGACGTTGCGGATTTTTCCGGCTTTGAGGTCCACCGGCTCCGCCAGCCCCTCCCGATCTGCCCGGAGCTTTTCGGTCTCGCTCCCTCCCCGAATATCAGCGCGTGGGTCGGCCCGCACCTGGCGCTCCTCGGCTGGGGCGAATACGTAGCGGTAGAAAGCGAGGCCCCGGATACTCTTGAACGCGCGGCCACGCGCTGGGCGCAGCTGAGCGGCGCGGTACGGCGCAGTGGGCACAACGCGCGAACCGGGCACAGCGAGCGAACCGGGCGAAACGGGCAAACCGCGCGAACCGAGCGAACTGAGCGAACCGGGCACACCCGCCACACGGATACGAAGAAGTACGACGACGCAGAGCTGCCCTGCGCACTCCCGCTCGCCTTCGGATCTTTCGGGTTTCTCCAGGGCGGAATGCTCCTGATCCCGGAAACTCTCCTGGTGATCACCAAGGAGGCCAGCTGGGTGATCGGGGTGGATTGTGAGGATCTGGCTCGGCGCCTGGACTCCCTGGACGGGGAGGCGGTGCGCGCGGCGGGCCGCGCCGGATTAGCGAGCATCCCCGGCTGCGGGGCCACACACTCGGAAGGCGGGAGCCTGAGCGAAAGCGAATGGTGTGCGGCGGTGGCCACGGTGCGCGATATGCTCCGCGCGGGCCAAGCGGACAAAGTCGTGCTGGCTCGGGATAAAAAACTGCGGGCGCAACGGGATTATGATCCGCGCCTGCTGTGCGCTCACCTGGCTCGTTCCTATCCGAGCTGCTGGATATACGCGGTGCGCGGCCTGGTGGGCGCCACCCCCGAACTTTTGGTTGGCACTCGGGCGGGGGAATTTTCCTGCCGGGTCCTGGCGGGAACAGCCACAGCGGATGAGGGGGAGGCGCTCCTCGCCTCGGAAAAAGACCGCCGCGAACATGAGATCGCGGTGGCATCGGTGCGCAGCTCGCTTACTCCCGTGGCGAGCTCGCTGGACATTCCGGAGCAACCGGAGCTGCTCCAGCTCCCGAACGTGTGCCATTTGGCAACCGATGTGCGCGGGCGCAGCGAGCAGTCCGCGCTGGGCCTGGCCTTCGCTTTACATCCCACCGCGGCGGTGTGCGGCCAGCCCACCGCCCTGGCCCGCGATATTCTCACCGATGTGGAACATATGGACCGCGGGCGGTATGCCGGCCCGGTCGGCTGGGTGGACGCGTCCGGCAACGGCGAATTCGGGATCGCGTTGCGCGGCGGTCAGATCACCGGAAACCTCATCACTCTGTACGCGGGAGGTGGGATTATGCCGCAATCTATCCCGGAGGCAGAATTTGCGGAGACCGAAGCGAAAATGCTCCCCATGCTCAGCGCGGTGGCGGAAAGCCGCTAA
- a CDS encoding GNAT family N-acetyltransferase: protein MPRHWRDVPVRRVVADPSWARDLARFDAAQFGVREAWPRGAWEQALRASSEAYLLYTVEPPREVAERGTAAAATALFPDTAAAAAPGAATPSAPSINALDDLHPPILAAGGVSLGVEAEILTLAVAQAVRGQGLGGALLDDLMTLARDAGGETMFLEVRSDDPIATGLYASRGFTAVGQRPGYYHGRDATIMRCSLAVASA, encoded by the coding sequence ATGCCGCGGCACTGGCGCGATGTGCCGGTGCGGCGCGTGGTGGCTGATCCGTCCTGGGCGCGTGACCTGGCGCGTTTTGATGCCGCCCAATTTGGGGTGCGCGAAGCCTGGCCGCGCGGGGCGTGGGAGCAGGCGCTGCGGGCCAGTAGCGAAGCCTACCTGCTCTACACGGTGGAGCCCCCGCGGGAAGTAGCGGAGCGCGGCACAGCTGCGGCGGCAACGGCGCTGTTCCCGGATACTGCCGCTGCGGCTGCGCCGGGCGCCGCCACACCAAGCGCGCCCTCTATTAATGCGCTCGACGATCTCCACCCGCCCATCCTGGCGGCCGGCGGAGTCAGCCTGGGAGTGGAAGCCGAAATCCTCACCCTCGCGGTCGCGCAGGCGGTGCGCGGGCAGGGCCTGGGCGGTGCGCTTCTTGACGACCTCATGACCCTGGCGCGCGATGCGGGCGGGGAAACCATGTTCCTGGAGGTCCGCTCGGACGACCCGATTGCTACCGGACTCTACGCCTCGCGCGGCTTTACCGCGGTGGGGCAGCGCCCGGGCTACTATCACGGGCGTGACGCCACGATTATGCGCTGTTCATTAGCCGTCGCTTCGGCCTAA
- the tsaB gene encoding tRNA (adenosine(37)-N6)-threonylcarbamoyltransferase complex dimerization subunit type 1 TsaB yields MNILTIDTSDLSVVGLVRVEHFGNDGAAGQIATLAREVSPDSRHHAETLTPMVKAVLEAAGVERADAIVAGTGPGAFTGLRAGLVTARTLAFAWDVPLYGVSSLEVRALGALREGATRALAVIDARRKELYVLSAEAAPAAQSAVRGELTVTDGPRIIRPAEVPALRGEHTSVVVSHGDMYPELSGARVVECEPELMVARAGAKLAAGEALDTEPQYLRRPDIAQGVAQPAGSGYLGS; encoded by the coding sequence ATGAATATTTTGACGATTGATACGAGCGACCTGTCCGTGGTGGGCCTGGTCCGCGTGGAACATTTTGGGAACGACGGCGCCGCCGGGCAGATCGCCACTCTGGCCCGCGAAGTATCCCCGGATTCGCGCCACCACGCTGAAACCCTCACCCCGATGGTCAAGGCAGTCCTGGAAGCAGCCGGGGTGGAACGCGCCGATGCCATCGTGGCGGGAACCGGGCCCGGGGCCTTTACCGGGCTGCGTGCCGGCCTCGTGACCGCCCGCACCCTCGCTTTTGCCTGGGATGTGCCCCTCTACGGCGTTTCCTCCCTGGAAGTGCGGGCCTTGGGTGCGCTGCGCGAGGGAGCTACCCGCGCGCTCGCGGTTATTGATGCCCGGCGTAAGGAACTGTATGTGCTGAGCGCAGAAGCAGCACCGGCTGCCCAGAGCGCGGTGCGCGGCGAACTCACCGTCACGGACGGCCCCCGGATTATCCGCCCGGCCGAGGTACCTGCGCTGCGCGGCGAACATACCAGCGTCGTCGTATCCCATGGGGATATGTATCCGGAACTGAGCGGGGCGCGCGTGGTGGAATGCGAACCGGAACTCATGGTGGCGCGCGCGGGCGCGAAGTTGGCGGCGGGCGAGGCGCTTGATACCGAGCCGCAGTATTTGCGCCGCCCCGATATTGCGCAGGGTGTGGCCCAGCCGGCGGGCAGCGGTTACCTCGGCAGCTAG